In Nocardia sputorum, a single genomic region encodes these proteins:
- the folP gene encoding dihydropteroate synthase has protein sequence MGVVNVTSDSFSDGGRYLDPELAIAHGVRLHAAGADIIDVGGESTRPGAVRIDAATEAARVAPVIRGLVAEGVPTSVDTMRAAVAAAAIEAGVSVVNDVSGGRADPGMVRVVASARVPWILMHWRAGADYRHTGPADHYDDVVAEVLSELTVQVDLAVAAGVDPSRLLLDPGLGFAKNAEHNWALLGALPELVAHGLPILIGASRKRFLGALLADEAGPRPPDGRETATATISALAALHGAWGVRVHDVRASLDAIAVTDAWQNAARLRAAQHDTARSSAQGAQR, from the coding sequence ATGGGCGTCGTGAACGTCACCAGCGATTCGTTCTCCGACGGCGGGCGATACCTCGATCCCGAGCTGGCCATCGCGCACGGGGTGCGGCTGCACGCCGCGGGCGCGGACATCATCGACGTCGGCGGCGAGTCGACCAGGCCGGGCGCGGTTCGCATCGACGCGGCGACCGAGGCCGCCCGAGTGGCGCCGGTCATCCGCGGACTGGTCGCGGAGGGCGTGCCGACCAGCGTGGACACCATGCGCGCCGCCGTGGCCGCCGCGGCGATCGAAGCCGGTGTCTCGGTGGTGAACGACGTCTCCGGCGGCCGCGCCGATCCCGGCATGGTGCGGGTGGTCGCGTCCGCGCGGGTCCCGTGGATTCTCATGCACTGGCGGGCGGGCGCGGACTACCGGCATACCGGACCGGCGGACCACTACGACGACGTGGTCGCGGAGGTGCTGTCGGAGCTGACCGTGCAGGTGGACCTGGCCGTCGCCGCAGGCGTCGATCCGTCCCGATTGCTCCTCGATCCCGGTCTGGGCTTCGCGAAGAACGCCGAGCACAACTGGGCCTTGCTCGGCGCGCTGCCCGAATTGGTCGCGCACGGGCTGCCGATTCTGATCGGCGCTTCGCGCAAGCGTTTCCTCGGTGCGTTGCTCGCCGACGAGGCGGGGCCGCGTCCACCGGACGGCCGGGAGACGGCCACCGCGACCATCTCGGCGCTGGCCGCGCTGCACGGCGCGTGGGGCGTGCGCGTGCACGACGTGCGTGCTTCGCTGGACGCGATCGCGGTCACCGACGCGTGGCAGAATGCCGCACGGCTGCGCGCCGCACAGCACGACACCGCCCGATCCAGTGCGCAAGGAGCTCAACGATGA
- the folE gene encoding GTP cyclohydrolase I FolE: MTGPGLVALETGRSFDQARAEAAVRELLIAVGEDPDRPGLLETPARVARAYRETFAGLYVEPDSVLNTTFDEGHQELVLVRDIPMYSTCEHHLVSFHGVAHVGYIPGPHGRVTGLSKLARLVDLYAKRPQVQERLTSQIADAVMRKLDPRGAIVVVEAEHLCMAMRGIRKPGASTTTSAVRGLLQSNAASRAEALDLILRK, translated from the coding sequence GTGACCGGCCCCGGCCTCGTCGCCCTGGAAACCGGCAGGTCGTTCGACCAGGCGCGGGCCGAGGCAGCGGTGCGCGAGTTGTTGATCGCCGTCGGCGAGGACCCGGATCGGCCCGGGCTGCTCGAGACGCCCGCCCGGGTCGCGCGCGCCTACCGGGAGACCTTCGCCGGGTTGTACGTGGAGCCGGACTCGGTGCTCAACACCACGTTCGACGAGGGCCATCAGGAACTCGTGCTGGTCCGGGACATCCCGATGTACTCCACCTGCGAGCACCACCTGGTGTCCTTCCACGGCGTCGCCCATGTGGGCTACATCCCGGGGCCGCACGGCCGGGTCACCGGACTGTCCAAACTCGCCCGGCTGGTCGACCTGTACGCCAAGCGCCCGCAAGTGCAGGAGCGGCTGACCAGCCAGATCGCCGACGCGGTGATGCGCAAGCTGGACCCGCGCGGCGCGATCGTGGTGGTCGAGGCCGAGCACCTCTGCATGGCGATGCGGGGTATCCGCAAACCGGGCGCCAGTACGACCACCTCCGCTGTGCGCGGGCTGCTGCAGTCCAACGCCGCCTCGCGCGCCGAGGCGCTCGATCTGATCCTGCGGAAGTGA